A genome region from Pseudanabaena sp. Chao 1811 includes the following:
- a CDS encoding response regulator, which translates to MIPAPKPSNEVERVSALYACNILDTESEQGFDDITQLAAHICQTPIALVSLVDKDRQWFKSKVGLEATETPRKIAFCAHAILQDDVFIVSDTLNDERFRDNPLVTEPPNIRFYAGAPLKIAGGHPIGTLCVIDYQPRELNQKQIEALKTLASQAVYLIDTRRTIQEVNRLSFASKSSNYKNKFLKKIAFLTSIAAGMVITLGSVAYNNLVKLQETNTAFLQQQEILSRISRPLNDIRDLKVAVAEYIFTNSEDSLGRYEILSVQLKQDIESIQNLKKINKIKLYDSKQKNQNFDKYQLLIKNIRKELDHSVEILALYEAAGIKAVQKKMLDDKFRDVSSYTMDFEELANIEKDKLSTWLNETQALINHLVDISVVALLSTLVVLCLLFYFVYSEIKTRLQLENSLKRERDFTVTVLDTIGALVMVIDPEGKIIRFNRECEKVMGYRYEEIRNQVFWNVFLLPEDVQPIREQLNKTNQDKSLKYQENYWFNKNREKLLISWSSTTLLNKDDEAEFIIITGSDITDRKRVEEEIRVQNWRSLVTSQITLRIRQSLDIKEILDTTVLEVRKFLSADRVIFYKFDGDWEGKVVAESINEITQSLLNTDIQDLCFRNGLWQEYRQGKKTINEDISQSKSPECYKNLMAELQVKANLVVPILESDRLWGLIITHQCHETRHWRTFEIEFLKELADQVGIALYQGTLLEQETRRREQLAKQNIELEQARREAETATKMKSAFLATMSHEIRTPMNAVLGMTGLLADTSLSAIQRDFVETVRISGENLLTLINEILDFSKLEANEMELEELNFELSTCVEEVTDLLAMLAQNKGLELASLIHHDVPNYLTGDVSRLRQILTNLTSNAIKFTAQGEVVIKVSLKSATDTTANVEFRVIDTGIGISPEAQKKLFQPFTQVDASTTRKYGGTGLGLAICKQLVDLMRGEIGIDSEEGKGSQFWFWIPFAKQSSEEIAQIKPRREVDLKNIRVLVVDDSETNCKILTYQLTAWQMRVDTIQNAMEAIPIMQKALDEGDRYELAILDMQMPDLDGENLGIQIKADARLSDTKLIMLTSLNQKNGVNKIKKLGFDEYLIKPVKQSRLLDTLMSVIASSYGNLDNFTSTKIRHIPVKDGTQVIKTSKLKILIAEDSPINQKVALHQLRSIGYEADVAGNGKEVLSLLECIDYDIILMDCQMPELDGYETTMAIRNQNSDKSKIIIIAMTANAMKEDRDRCINCGMDDYLSKPIRKDDLAQKLAEWDLKLQELPKFMDAVEVTTTEAISDPLILPQASNESPSIDLPLIDWTFIDEISDGSEEFKTEILQTFYSSTTQSLEQLQQAIASQNYTEIRHIAHFMKGSASNLGIISLAAIANDLENNAIAQQWDALEDQFGKTQELLALLQEKYS; encoded by the coding sequence ATGATTCCCGCCCCAAAACCAAGCAATGAAGTAGAAAGAGTTAGCGCTCTTTACGCCTGCAATATTTTAGATACCGAATCAGAACAAGGTTTTGACGATATCACTCAATTAGCTGCTCACATTTGTCAAACCCCGATAGCCTTGGTAAGCTTAGTCGATAAAGATCGGCAATGGTTCAAATCAAAAGTAGGACTTGAGGCAACAGAAACCCCCAGAAAAATCGCTTTTTGCGCCCATGCAATTCTTCAAGATGATGTCTTTATCGTATCTGACACCCTAAATGACGAAAGGTTCAGAGATAATCCACTAGTTACAGAACCACCAAATATTCGCTTCTATGCGGGAGCACCTCTGAAAATCGCTGGCGGACATCCCATCGGCACTTTATGTGTAATTGATTACCAGCCAAGAGAATTAAATCAAAAACAGATTGAAGCTTTAAAAACTTTAGCCAGTCAGGCTGTTTATCTCATTGATACCAGACGCACCATACAGGAAGTCAACCGTCTATCTTTCGCCTCAAAATCTTCAAATTATAAAAATAAATTTTTAAAAAAGATTGCGTTTTTGACAAGTATTGCTGCGGGAATGGTGATTACACTCGGTAGTGTTGCCTATAATAATTTAGTCAAGTTACAAGAAACAAATACTGCTTTTTTACAGCAGCAAGAGATCTTATCCAGAATTAGCCGTCCATTAAATGACATCCGTGATCTCAAAGTGGCAGTGGCGGAATATATCTTTACTAATAGTGAAGATAGCTTAGGGAGGTACGAAATATTATCTGTGCAGCTAAAGCAAGATATTGAATCAATTCAGAATCTCAAAAAGATTAATAAGATTAAACTCTACGATTCAAAACAGAAGAATCAAAATTTTGATAAGTATCAACTCTTAATAAAAAACATCAGAAAAGAACTTGACCATTCCGTAGAAATACTTGCTCTCTATGAAGCTGCTGGCATTAAAGCAGTCCAAAAGAAGATGCTAGACGATAAATTCAGAGATGTAAGTTCTTACACAATGGATTTTGAAGAGTTAGCCAATATCGAAAAAGATAAGTTATCAACTTGGCTCAATGAAACACAAGCTTTAATTAATCACTTAGTAGATATTTCTGTAGTTGCTCTACTCTCAACTTTAGTAGTACTCTGCCTATTATTTTATTTTGTTTATAGTGAAATTAAAACCCGTTTGCAGCTAGAAAATAGCCTCAAGCGCGAACGTGATTTTACGGTCACTGTTTTAGATACCATAGGCGCATTAGTAATGGTTATCGATCCTGAAGGTAAAATTATTCGGTTCAATCGTGAATGCGAAAAAGTAATGGGGTATCGCTATGAAGAAATAAGAAATCAAGTTTTTTGGAATGTATTTTTACTTCCAGAAGATGTTCAACCGATTCGTGAACAATTAAATAAAACCAATCAAGATAAATCGTTAAAGTATCAAGAAAATTATTGGTTCAATAAAAATAGAGAAAAGCTTCTAATTTCGTGGTCAAGTACAACCTTGCTCAATAAAGACGATGAGGCTGAATTTATTATCATCACAGGTTCTGACATTACCGATCGCAAGCGTGTAGAAGAAGAAATTCGTGTACAGAATTGGCGATCCTTAGTTACATCTCAGATCACCTTACGCATCCGTCAATCTCTCGATATTAAAGAAATCTTAGACACAACTGTCTTAGAGGTACGCAAATTCCTGAGTGCAGATCGAGTCATCTTTTATAAATTTGATGGCGATTGGGAAGGAAAAGTAGTTGCTGAGTCAATTAATGAAATAACTCAGAGTCTTTTAAATACAGATATTCAAGACCTCTGTTTTCGCAATGGACTATGGCAAGAATATCGTCAAGGCAAAAAGACCATTAATGAAGATATCTCGCAATCTAAGTCTCCTGAATGTTATAAAAACTTGATGGCGGAACTTCAAGTTAAAGCTAATTTGGTAGTTCCAATTCTTGAAAGCGATCGCCTTTGGGGTTTGATCATAACTCACCAATGCCATGAGACTCGCCACTGGCGAACTTTTGAGATTGAATTTCTTAAAGAATTAGCGGATCAAGTAGGAATCGCTCTTTATCAAGGCACACTTTTAGAGCAGGAAACCCGTAGACGTGAGCAACTTGCCAAACAAAATATTGAATTAGAACAGGCTCGTCGTGAAGCAGAAACTGCCACAAAAATGAAGAGCGCATTTTTGGCTACCATGAGCCACGAAATCCGTACGCCGATGAATGCCGTATTGGGGATGACAGGTTTACTCGCAGATACTTCGCTTTCGGCAATCCAAAGGGATTTTGTGGAAACAGTGCGGATCAGTGGCGAGAATCTCTTGACGTTAATTAATGAAATCCTCGACTTTTCTAAATTAGAAGCCAATGAAATGGAATTGGAAGAGCTTAATTTTGAGCTTAGTACTTGTGTAGAAGAAGTCACAGATTTACTCGCGATGCTAGCTCAAAACAAGGGATTAGAGCTAGCTTCTTTAATTCATCACGACGTTCCTAACTATTTAACTGGTGATGTATCAAGATTAAGGCAAATATTAACAAATCTCACTAGCAACGCTATTAAATTTACGGCTCAAGGGGAAGTCGTGATTAAGGTTTCTTTGAAATCTGCAACAGATACTACGGCAAATGTTGAATTTAGGGTTATTGATACAGGGATTGGAATTTCTCCAGAAGCTCAAAAGAAACTATTTCAACCATTTACGCAGGTCGATGCATCTACTACGCGCAAATATGGTGGTACGGGGCTAGGACTAGCTATCTGCAAACAGCTTGTAGATTTGATGAGAGGAGAAATTGGTATTGATAGTGAAGAAGGAAAAGGTTCTCAATTTTGGTTCTGGATTCCCTTTGCTAAGCAATCTAGTGAAGAAATCGCGCAGATTAAGCCTAGACGGGAAGTGGATCTTAAGAATATTCGAGTATTGGTTGTTGATGATAGTGAAACTAATTGTAAGATTTTGACCTACCAACTTACGGCTTGGCAGATGCGGGTTGATACGATCCAAAATGCGATGGAAGCTATACCAATCATGCAAAAGGCTCTTGATGAAGGCGATCGCTACGAATTAGCGATCCTCGATATGCAAATGCCAGATCTTGACGGAGAGAATTTAGGTATTCAAATTAAAGCGGATGCTAGATTGAGTGATACGAAGTTAATTATGTTGACATCTCTCAATCAAAAAAATGGAGTCAATAAAATTAAGAAATTGGGCTTTGATGAATACCTTATAAAGCCAGTCAAACAGTCACGCTTACTAGATACTCTCATGTCAGTGATCGCCTCATCCTATGGCAATCTAGATAACTTTACATCTACGAAGATTAGGCATATACCTGTTAAGGATGGCACTCAGGTAATCAAAACTTCTAAACTCAAAATCTTAATTGCAGAAGACAGTCCAATTAATCAAAAAGTGGCTCTTCATCAATTACGCAGCATTGGTTATGAGGCTGATGTAGCAGGTAACGGGAAAGAAGTGTTGAGTTTATTAGAATGTATTGATTACGATATCATTTTAATGGATTGTCAGATGCCAGAGCTAGATGGCTATGAGACGACTATGGCAATCCGCAATCAAAACTCTGATAAGTCGAAGATCATCATCATTGCGATGACTGCCAACGCAATGAAAGAGGATCGCGATCGCTGTATCAATTGCGGTATGGATGATTACCTCAGTAAGCCGATTCGGAAAGACGATTTAGCCCAAAAGCTGGCAGAGTGGGATCTAAAGTTGCAGGAACTGCCCAAATTTATGGACGCTGTCGAGGTAACTACAACTGAGGCAATATCTGATCCATTAATTTTACCTCAAGCTAGTAATGAATCTCCGAGCATAGATTTACCCTTGATAGATTGGACGTTTATAGATGAAATTTCTGATGGTAGCGAAGAGTTTAAAACTGAGATACTCCAAACCTTTTATAGCTCCACGACCCAAAGTCTAGAGCAACTCCAACAAGCGATCGCCTCTCAAAATTACACAGAGATTCGACATATTGCCCATTTTATGAAAGGGTCAGCAAGTAACTTAGGTATCATTTCTCTTGCCGCGATCGCCAATGACTTAGAGAATAACGCGATCGCTCAGCAATGGGATGCCCTAGAGGATCAATTCGGAAAAACACAGGAACTATTAGCCTTGCTTCAAGAAAAATATTCATAA
- the bioB gene encoding biotin synthase BioB: MISLESVTKIYHQPLLSLIFEAQSIHRQHHQTDTVQMCTLSNIKSGRCPEDCKYCPQSSRYPTGVETYPLLPLEEVITQAQEAKEHGATRFCMGAAWRNAPDGEDFERVLQMVEAVAGMGMEACVTMGMLRPDQAQRLAKAGLTAYNHNLDTSENFYPEIITTRTYRDRLETIQHVAAAGIQVCCGGIVGMGETDRDRIELLHTLANLTPQPESVPINALSPVKGTPFGDLEPIDPLVLVRMVATARILMPKAIVRLSAGRDRLSVSDQALCFLAGANSIFSSEKLLTTANPEWEDDTNMFQQLGIKPKELV, from the coding sequence TTGATTTCACTTGAATCCGTTACCAAGATTTACCATCAGCCTTTGTTGTCTCTAATATTTGAGGCACAATCAATACATCGTCAGCACCACCAAACTGATACTGTGCAGATGTGTACGCTTTCCAATATTAAGTCGGGGCGATGTCCTGAAGATTGCAAATACTGCCCTCAAAGTTCGCGTTATCCCACAGGTGTAGAGACCTATCCTTTATTGCCGCTAGAGGAAGTGATTACCCAAGCCCAAGAAGCGAAAGAGCATGGTGCTACTCGTTTTTGTATGGGCGCAGCATGGCGTAATGCTCCCGATGGCGAAGACTTTGAACGGGTTTTACAGATGGTAGAAGCAGTGGCTGGCATGGGAATGGAAGCCTGTGTAACTATGGGAATGTTGCGTCCAGATCAAGCCCAACGCTTAGCTAAAGCAGGTTTAACTGCTTACAATCACAATCTTGATACTTCCGAAAATTTCTATCCCGAAATTATTACGACTCGCACCTATCGCGATCGCCTTGAAACAATTCAGCATGTTGCTGCCGCAGGAATTCAAGTTTGTTGTGGTGGCATCGTCGGCATGGGTGAAACTGATCGCGATCGCATTGAGCTTTTACATACCTTAGCAAATCTCACCCCCCAGCCTGAATCAGTTCCCATTAATGCCCTTTCCCCTGTAAAAGGAACTCCTTTTGGTGATCTTGAACCAATTGATCCTTTAGTACTAGTGCGGATGGTGGCAACGGCAAGAATTCTGATGCCTAAGGCAATTGTGCGACTCTCCGCAGGACGCGATCGGCTCAGTGTTTCCGATCAAGCTCTATGTTTCCTTGCAGGAGCAAATTCCATCTTCTCTAGTGAGAAATTGTTAACTACGGCAAATCCCGAATGGGAAGATGATACAAATATGTTCCAACAGCTAGGCATCAAACCCAAAGAACTCGTATAA